The following nucleotide sequence is from Roseivirga sp. BDSF3-8.
GAGGCTGGTCTGGCGGGTGACGGTCTGGTAGAGAGGAGGCAGGCTGCGCATCGCCTCTTCGGGTGGCAGGCCACCGCGCACTTCTACCAGGGTGAATTCGTAGGCGATGCCGCTAAGGCCGCTACCCCGGTGCATGGGGGTCCACTGGAAGAGCAAAGGCTGGCCAGGCTGCCAGGTGACCTGGCTGTGGCAGGCGGGCAGGTTGAGCAGGGGCGGATCGGCCAGGACGAACCAGGCGGTGGCGGTAGCGGGAGCAGAAAGAGGTACATCCGGCCTTCTGAAGTCGTAGGCCTGTACCGTGAAGCGGTAGAAGCCTTCCGGGAGCTGGCCGCCACTTTGGAGGAAGCGACTGCGGTCGTAGCCGCTGAAGTCGAGGGCCTCGGCAGAGAAGCCACCAGCCAGCTCGGGGGCGGAGAGCAGGCGGGGCATGCCGCCCTGCAGGGTGATGACGTTGCCCTGGTAGCCCTGTCGCGTGCTGAGCCGTATGCCGGGGCCTTCGATGGTCCAGCGGAGCTGCACCGGGTAGCTGGGCTCGCTGAGGTCGCGCAGCAGGAGCTGCACCTGCAGGCTGCCGGGCTGGCTGTAGTGGCTCAGGTAGACGCTGTTGGGCGGAAAGATTTGCAGGCTGGCCTGCACGCCAGACTGGGCAGAAGCCTGTCCAAACACGCCCAACAGGCAGAGCATGCACACCCATAGCCGTAGAAACGGCCTCCCTTTTATCTTAGTCCCCATGGTACTGTCACCCGATATTTTTGCACAATAAAAACAGTACGCAAATAGGAGACAACCCTACACTAATGCACGACAATATAAGCGGATTACTTACCTGCTGGGTCAGGAGGTGAGAGAATTAACCTGAGAGCTTGGAAAGTCTGCTTTGAAAATCGGCTAATACCTTAACCTCCCCCTCAAAATGGTCCGACTTTCGGTGGCCCGACTTTCGGTGGCCCGACTTTCGGTGGTCCGACTTTCGGTGGTCCGAAATTCGATGGTTTGAGCATCGTACCATGGCCACCAGGCTTTTTAAAGGGATGATTTCAAAAAGCAACCTCCGTAAAAAACATTAGCAGCAGGCAATATACCACAGTGGTATCTGGGAAATGTTCCCCTTCCGGACACAGCAATCATAACTACCATCCCAAGCGTATATGATTGTCAAAAAAACTGCGTTGTAAAACTTCGGGCACTTGCCTGAAATAGTTTAATGTACGAACCCCCTTAACATACCCTCATTCCATACTGCGAAAAGCCACACCTATTCCTAATGGCACGCCATTATTACCACACACGTATAGATAAAAGTAAAGTATCCTGATTCCCCTGTAGTTTATAGTACTTTTCCTATATTGGTGGCCATTTCAGAGTGGGGTGCTTCAACCGGTTCAGGCCGAATAATACCCGAGCTCCTTCGTCTCTGCTCCGTTTCTCCTCCGTAACTACTTCGCCTATCCTGTACCTATCCTATAGGCTTTCTATACATAGCCTGCTTTTCAGGTCTGTGAAGCAAAAACCTTATGGTAGTTGTATTTTTCTGATAAATAGCTTTTCTGTTATAACCCCTTAGTGAGAGGTACCACACAGGAGAGATTAAAAGCGGCTGGAATAATGATAAGAGGTACAATTATACAAACCCCAATCTATGGCTGTATAACCGATAGTATATGACTGTGCCTTCAACCCGGGCCCCCCGGATCAAAGGCACAATGCATGATAAGTTATATGAACAGCTTAATCCTCACTTTCTACCATGGTATATGAATATCGGGCCCTGTCACACATTCTTCCATCATTTACCAGTTCGTTACCTTCTATTTTCAGCGTTTCATTCTCCCCCTGGCATGTGCTTATCAGTTCGCGATCAGGATTCCCATTAAAAGTAAGGACATAATAAGTCCCCTCTGCAGTTTCCTTTATACCTACTGTGCCTTCCGCAGAAAGTCCGTCAGTACGATACTTCTTAAACTTTCCTTCTTCAGTAAATTCATAATACTCTTTAAAGTCCATGTCGGATAAGTCCGCAGACTCCATCACCGGATTAGCTGGTTCTATATCTGAAAGGACCCACTTACCAGCCAGGTCGGGAAATTCTGAGCTGCTATTCATATCGCCGGATTCACAACTAAAAAATAAAGTTACGATTAATAAAAAAGCCGGTATCTTGTACATAGTGCTGTTTGGTTAATTGAACATAATACTAACCTACGAAAAATCATGCCACCCAAAGGCAGCAAGGACAAATAATTATATAAAGGTTATTGATAATTACCCATTACCGATAAAGCCAGGGTAGGTAGTCATGCCCCCATCTACAAACAGAGTAGTACCATGTACATAGTCTGCATCATCCGATAGGAGCCATACCGCTGCTTTACCAATATCCTTTGTTTCCCCTATGCGGCCGTAGGGAATTAATTCAAGCATTTTATTCAGCTTTTCATCATCTTTCCAGGCGTCCTCATTGATGGGCGTCTTGATCGCCCCCGGTCCCAGGCTGTTTACCCGTATACCCATACTGCCCAGTTCCTGAGCCAGGCTCTGCATCAGCATTTTCATGCCACCCTTAGCCGTGGCATAATTTACATGGCCTGCCCAGGGTATTTTTTCATGTACACTGCTCATGAACAGTAGCTTACCTTTGCTGCAGGATAAGCCCCGGTCTCCCTGTTCTTTAAAGATCCTTGCCGCACGCTGCGCACACAAAAAAGAACCCGTCAGGTTAGTGGACATTACCAGCTGCCAGTCGTCCAGCGACATATCCAGGAAGGCATCATCCTTCTGGATACCCGCATTACATACCAGGATATCCAGGCCCCCAAAAGCCTCAATTGTTTTGTTAAACAGCTTGTCAACGTCCTTTTCATCGCCCACGTCCGCCTGTACCACTATCGCATTTCCACCCTGCTTCTCAATATTACCCTTTAGCTCCAGGGCCTCCTCCTCACTGCTGTGATAGTTTATACATACATTAGCCCCCGCTTGTGACAAATGCCAGGCTACAGAACGGCCAATACCTGAACTGGAACCCGTTACGATTGCCGTCTGTCCGTTAAGTTTTTTTTCAATACTCATGTCAGTCTTTCAGTTTATGATGCTGCTTATCTATCTGGTAAGCAGCACTTATTAGGGATAAGTGAGTAAAGGCTTGGGGAAAATTACCTAGCTGGCTTCCATCCAGGCCCAATTGTTCGCTGAAGAGCCCCAGGTGGTTGGCATACCCAAGCATTTTTTCAAAGCTCAGGATAGATTCATCCAGGTTGCCCATAC
It contains:
- a CDS encoding SDR family oxidoreductase, whose translation is MSIEKKLNGQTAIVTGSSSGIGRSVAWHLSQAGANVCINYHSSEEEALELKGNIEKQGGNAIVVQADVGDEKDVDKLFNKTIEAFGGLDILVCNAGIQKDDAFLDMSLDDWQLVMSTNLTGSFLCAQRAARIFKEQGDRGLSCSKGKLLFMSSVHEKIPWAGHVNYATAKGGMKMLMQSLAQELGSMGIRVNSLGPGAIKTPINEDAWKDDEKLNKMLELIPYGRIGETKDIGKAAVWLLSDDADYVHGTTLFVDGGMTTYPGFIGNG